One window from the genome of Deinococcus fonticola encodes:
- a CDS encoding HD domain-containing protein, translating into MGGIHDTEDRPYWYEHGERQEQEFLKLAAQHHLPVRLNPAKASDKTAIDLLLTLPGGQEVPADLKTQNTPFFTAARYGKNPGRAVTLNDKDIRRYERLYPDAVILFHVHWTTLTWRDQSVEPLRGVWSATLPEIKRLIQQPAHTYQRRKTDPRPNAPSSHVLSLDDLTCLLNLTPQRTSGGLPDPATAEKLLLEAERMNPGPWVAHSRNVALAARLIAEHHPHLDPVRAHTLGLLHDIGRRSGPNKDRHILDGYDYLQQLGYPEAARVALTHSFVIPDLSTLQGEWDGTPAEWERLRQALDSAQQTEEDRLLQLCDALALPDGFCTVQERLVDVALRYSVNAHTPAKWRAALNLKQQVDEACGVNIYRLLPGLTERLLR; encoded by the coding sequence ATGGGTGGCATTCACGACACCGAAGACCGCCCGTACTGGTACGAGCACGGCGAACGCCAGGAGCAGGAATTTCTGAAACTGGCCGCGCAGCACCACCTGCCGGTGCGCCTGAATCCGGCGAAAGCCAGCGATAAGACGGCCATCGATCTGCTGCTGACCCTGCCCGGCGGCCAGGAGGTGCCGGCCGACCTGAAAACGCAGAACACCCCGTTTTTCACGGCGGCCCGCTACGGCAAGAATCCGGGCCGGGCGGTGACGCTGAACGACAAGGACATTCGCCGTTACGAGCGCCTGTACCCGGACGCGGTGATTCTGTTTCATGTGCACTGGACGACCCTGACGTGGCGTGACCAGTCGGTCGAACCGCTGCGCGGCGTGTGGAGCGCCACGCTGCCGGAGATCAAACGCCTGATCCAGCAGCCCGCGCACACGTATCAGCGCCGCAAAACCGACCCCCGGCCGAATGCGCCCAGCAGCCATGTGCTGTCGCTGGACGACCTGACCTGCCTGCTCAACCTGACGCCCCAGCGAACTTCGGGAGGCCTGCCGGACCCCGCGACAGCCGAAAAGCTGCTCCTGGAAGCCGAGCGAATGAATCCTGGCCCGTGGGTGGCGCATTCGCGGAACGTGGCGCTGGCCGCCCGCTTGATTGCCGAGCACCATCCCCACCTCGATCCGGTGCGGGCGCATACGCTGGGACTCCTGCATGACATCGGACGTAGAAGCGGGCCGAATAAAGACCGCCACATTCTCGACGGGTACGACTATTTGCAGCAACTGGGCTATCCGGAGGCGGCCCGCGTGGCCCTGACTCACTCGTTCGTGATTCCCGACCTCTCCACCCTGCAAGGCGAGTGGGACGGTACGCCCGCCGAGTGGGAACGCCTGCGTCAGGCCCTGGACAGTGCCCAGCAGACCGAGGAAGACCGCCTGCTGCAACTGTGCGACGCGCTGGCCCTGCCGGACGGTTTTTGCACTGTTCAGGAACGCCTGGTGGACGTGGCCCTGCGCTACAGCGTGAACGCGCATACGCCGGCCAAATGGCGGGCCGCCCTGAACCTCAAGCAGCAGGTTGATGAGGCGTGCGGCGTGAACATCTACCGCCTGCTGCCCGGCCTGACTGAACGCCTGCTGCGTTAA
- a CDS encoding c-type cytochrome produces the protein MLRRALLVLLWSGLAAALPAKSPAQPALSPTAQAGRAIYFANCVGCHGLNVQGGLAPNIRRAGQGSLASFKRAVLQGKGLDGRPLALTMPRYTRGFRPHLGRQPTDTELRNLQSFLKTVK, from the coding sequence ATGCTCAGGCGTGCTCTACTCGTTCTGCTGTGGTCTGGCCTGGCCGCGGCCCTTCCCGCGAAGTCCCCGGCCCAGCCGGCCCTGTCACCCACCGCACAGGCCGGCCGAGCCATCTATTTCGCCAATTGCGTCGGCTGTCACGGCCTGAACGTGCAGGGTGGCCTGGCCCCCAACATTCGCAGGGCCGGGCAGGGTTCACTGGCCTCTTTTAAACGCGCTGTCCTTCAAGGCAAAGGGCTGGACGGCCGCCCCCTGGCCCTGACCATGCCGAGGTACACCAGAGGGTTCCGGCCCCACCTGGGACGTCAACCGACGGACACCGAACTCCGGAACCTGCAAAGTTTCCTGAAAACAGTCAAGTAA
- a CDS encoding 3'-5' exonuclease, with translation MTWRSAEFVALDFESTGMNPARDEVIQVGLVPLRGERAVLGGAWASWVRPTRPFQGASVAIHGLSAERLQDAPDVLEVRGSLAAHLNGRVMIAHYAELERGFLKRWGMKPPPTVDTLMLALALDGHLKGGQTTQTARRDAYTLTALARRFGVSVYGEHDALADALITAQVFLVIATELERKGRASTVKEFTRLSGYGGGWLGLFG, from the coding sequence GTGACCTGGCGCAGCGCCGAGTTCGTCGCGCTCGACTTCGAGTCTACCGGCATGAACCCGGCGCGTGACGAGGTGATTCAGGTGGGGCTGGTGCCGCTGCGCGGCGAGCGGGCAGTGCTGGGGGGTGCATGGGCATCGTGGGTGCGCCCGACCCGGCCGTTTCAGGGCGCTTCGGTGGCGATTCACGGGCTCAGTGCCGAGCGCCTGCAGGACGCCCCGGACGTGCTTGAGGTGCGCGGGTCGTTGGCGGCGCACCTGAATGGTCGGGTCATGATCGCGCACTACGCCGAACTGGAGCGCGGCTTCCTGAAACGCTGGGGCATGAAACCGCCGCCGACGGTGGACACGCTGATGCTGGCGCTGGCGCTGGACGGCCATCTCAAGGGGGGGCAGACCACCCAGACCGCCAGACGGGACGCCTACACCCTGACGGCCCTGGCCCGGCGTTTTGGCGTCAGCGTGTACGGCGAGCACGACGCCCTGGCCGACGCCCTGATCACCGCGCAGGTGTTCCTGGTGATCGCCACCGAACTGGAGAGAAAGGGCCGCGCCAGCACAGTCAAGGAATTCACGCGCCTGAGCGGGTACGGCGGGGGGTGGCTGGGGTTGTTCGGGTAA
- a CDS encoding DUF294 nucleotidyltransferase-like domain-containing protein, whose protein sequence is MTTEASRVGLHDHERFLRAYPPFSALDARTLEALVRDLEVLYRPSGAAFDVSGGLFIVRRGELSLNGEEYSEGETVGGGVRTGQARALVDTWLYVMPPEKAAQWLSNPTIQHFLTSALSSRLNQPGQSLDLSSVPVGDVMRPAELAMPDMTVQQAAAKMREHRISSLMVKLEGGVFGIITDKDLRNRVLAEGLPPSTLVSQVMTVPARTLPDEQPALSALNFMFRHNIRHLPIVRGGELVGILGTADLLRLQTQGVGYVVQDLLDAEGVDELMAYARKLPEYTANLYRAGQRAEHLSRLASYAYDALYRRTLQLVEAELGPAPGPYAWVLLGSIARREAGLNPDQDHHLVIADEVHRPYFQTFALRVEEILVQAGLDACQGGVMASRHTFTLEGYVAQMQEWQSIPDPQALLNVTIFFDPRVVAGELDVRAGRDARLSAGQNPSFMAHLTRLAVSHRPPLGFRQRLRTDADHALDLKTQGLAFIIDLARLHALRVGEQSASTFVRLQAPGESLLHPDTRADLLGAYRYLLDLRMELQMAQLSSGQALSTRLPLDNLSGPQEVHLREIYKLIGRVQAVLAPQVGGL, encoded by the coding sequence GTGACCACAGAGGCCAGCCGAGTCGGCCTGCACGACCACGAACGTTTTCTGCGGGCGTACCCGCCGTTCAGTGCGCTGGACGCGCGGACGCTGGAGGCGCTGGTGCGCGACCTGGAGGTGCTCTACCGCCCGAGCGGCGCGGCCTTCGACGTGTCGGGCGGGCTGTTTATCGTGCGGCGCGGCGAACTGAGCCTGAACGGCGAGGAGTACAGCGAGGGCGAGACGGTGGGCGGTGGTGTCCGCACCGGGCAGGCGCGGGCGCTGGTGGACACCTGGCTGTACGTGATGCCGCCCGAAAAAGCCGCGCAGTGGCTCTCGAACCCGACCATTCAGCATTTTCTGACGTCGGCGCTGTCGTCGCGCCTGAACCAGCCGGGGCAGAGCCTCGACCTCTCCAGCGTGCCGGTGGGGGACGTGATGCGCCCGGCAGAACTGGCGATGCCGGACATGACGGTGCAGCAGGCGGCGGCGAAAATGCGTGAGCACCGCATCAGTTCCCTGATGGTGAAGCTGGAGGGTGGGGTGTTCGGAATCATCACGGACAAGGACCTGCGCAACAGGGTGCTGGCCGAAGGGTTGCCCCCATCCACCCTGGTGTCGCAGGTGATGACGGTTCCCGCCAGAACGCTGCCGGACGAGCAACCGGCCCTCTCGGCGCTGAATTTCATGTTCCGGCACAACATTCGCCACCTGCCCATCGTGCGCGGCGGGGAGCTGGTGGGCATCCTGGGCACCGCCGACCTGCTGCGCCTGCAGACGCAGGGGGTGGGGTATGTCGTTCAAGACTTGCTGGACGCCGAGGGCGTGGACGAACTGATGGCGTATGCCCGCAAACTTCCCGAGTACACCGCCAACCTGTACCGCGCCGGGCAGCGGGCCGAGCACCTCTCGCGCCTGGCGAGTTACGCCTACGACGCCCTGTACCGCCGCACACTGCAACTGGTGGAGGCGGAACTGGGGCCAGCGCCGGGGCCGTATGCCTGGGTGCTGCTGGGCAGCATCGCCCGGCGCGAGGCGGGCCTGAACCCCGACCAGGATCACCACCTGGTCATTGCCGACGAGGTGCACCGCCCGTATTTTCAGACGTTCGCGCTCAGGGTCGAGGAGATTCTGGTGCAGGCGGGCCTGGACGCCTGCCAGGGCGGGGTGATGGCCTCGCGCCACACCTTCACGCTGGAAGGGTACGTGGCGCAGATGCAGGAGTGGCAAAGTATCCCCGACCCGCAGGCGCTGCTGAACGTGACCATCTTCTTCGACCCGCGCGTGGTGGCAGGTGAGTTGGATGTCCGGGCCGGCAGGGACGCCCGCCTAAGCGCCGGGCAGAACCCATCCTTCATGGCCCACCTGACGAGGCTGGCCGTGAGTCACCGCCCACCGCTGGGCTTCCGGCAACGCCTCCGTACAGACGCGGATCACGCCCTTGACCTCAAGACCCAGGGGCTGGCTTTCATTATCGACCTGGCGCGGCTGCACGCCCTGCGCGTGGGCGAGCAGAGTGCCAGCACCTTCGTGCGCCTCCAGGCTCCTGGCGAGAGCCTGCTGCACCCGGACACGCGGGCCGACCTGCTGGGCGCGTACCGTTACCTGCTCGACCTGCGCATGGAGCTGCAGATGGCGCAACTGTCCAGCGGGCAGGCACTCTCGACCCGTCTGCCCCTCGACAACCTGAGCGGCCCGCAGGAAGTTCACCTGCGCGAAATCTACAAGCTGATCGGGCGGGTGCAGGCGGTGCTGGCCCCGCAGGTGGGGGGACTGTGA